In Hymenobacter volaticus, the genomic window CCATTGGCATCACCAATCAGCGCGAAACAGTGGTGGTGTGGAACCGCAAAACCGGCAAGCCGGTCTACAATGCCATTGTGTGGCAGGACCGCCGCACGGCCGAGTACTGCGACCAGTTGCGGGAAGAAGGGCAGGAAGACCTAATCCGCAACAAAACGGGCCTAGTGCTCGACGCCTACTTTTCGGCTAGCAAAGTCCGCTGGATACTTGACAATGTGAAAGGCGCCCGCCAACAAGCCGAAGCCGGCAAGCTCGCCTTTGGCACCGTAGACAGCTGGCTGATCTGGAATTTCACGCAGGGTGAGCTGCACGTCACGGACGTGACCAATGCCTCGCGCACCATGCTCTTCAATATTCACACGCTGGCATGGGACGATGAACTGCTGGCCCTATTTGCTATTCCGCGCAGCATGTTGCCGGAGGTGCGGCAATCGAGCGAGGTGTATGGCGAAACCAAAACCACGATTTTTGCCTCGAAAATTCCGATTGCAGGCATTGCCGGCGACCAGCAGGCGGCCTTGTTTGGGCAGCAGTGCGTACGTTCTGGCATGGTGAAAAGCACGTACGGCACGGGCTGCTTCATGCTCATGAACATCGGGACGGAAGCCCGGCTTTCGCAAAACAAATTGCTCACCACCGTGGCCTGGAAGATAGATGGGCAGGTGCACTACGCGCTGGAAGGCAGCATCTTCATTGCCGGCGCTGTAGTGCAGTGGCTGCGCGACAACCTCGGCATCATCAAAACTTCGGCCGAAGTAGAGCAACTTGCCAAGCAAGTCAGTAGCAGTGAAGGTGTATGCTTCGTGCCAGCTTTTGCCGGACTCGGGGCGCCACATTGGGACCAGTATGCGCGGGGCGTCATCTTCGGCATGTCGAGGGCTACCAAGGCGGCGCACATTGCGCGGGCTGCCGTGGAAGCCATTGCTTACCAAACTATGGACGTGCTCAAAGCCATGCAAGCCGACGCGGGCCTGCCCATTGCCGAACTGCGGGTAGACGGCGGCGCCACAGTCAACGAAACGCTGATGCAGTTCCTATCCGATGTGCTGAACACCAAAGTAGTGCGGCCCCGCATGGCCGAAACGACTGCCTTGGGTGCCGCTTATCTGGCAGGGCTAGCTGTGGGCTACTGGAAAAATGTAGAAGAGATTCAAAATCTCAATCACGCTGAAACTTCGTATAGTCCGAAAGCTGACCAAGCGCCTATTCAGGAAGGAATTGCCAACTGGAACCGCGCCGTGCAGGCGTTGCAGGTGTGGGCCAAGGGCGCTCAACCCGCTAAACAAACTACTTTCTCAACCACTCAACCCCAAACCACCGAAGCCTGATGAGTCCTTTTGTTGCAGAGTTTGTCGGGACTACGGTGTTGTTATTGTTGGGAAATGGGGTGGTAGCCAACGTCGTGCTTACCGACACGAAGGGCCACAACAGCGGCTGGCTGGTGATTACCACGGCTTGGGCCTTGTCGGTGTATGTGGGGGTGGTGATTGCCGGGCCAGTGAGTGGAGCGCATTTGAATCCGGCCGTGACGGTGGGGCTGGCCGTAGCCGGCAAGTTTGCCTGGAATTTGGTCTTGCCGTATCTGGCAGCGCAGTTTGGTGGGGCTTTTGTGGGTGCCGCGCTGGTGTGGTTGCTCTACAAAGACCACTTCGACCGTACCGCCGAGACGCGTCTGAAACTGGCTGTATTTTGCACCGGACCAGCCATTCGCAACCACGCTTCCAACCTGCTTAATGAAACGGTTGGTACGCTAGTGCTAGTGCTGGCGGTGTTTTTCATTGCCGGCGCCGAAATCACTCCTACGCACACGCCCGTCGGCTTAGGCTCAGTAGGCGCGCTGCCCGTAGCCCTGGTGGTGTGGGTAGTTGGCTTGGGCCTTGGCGGCACCACTGGCTACGGCATCAATCCCGCCCGTGACTTGGCCCCGCGGCTGGCACACGCGCTGCTGCCCATCCGCGACAAAGGTCCAAGCGAGTGGACCTACGCCTGGATTCCTGTGGTAGGCCCGTTTCTCGGTGGCATACTAGCAGCGGCGCTGTTTCTGGTATTGGGTTAGTTGAAACTGTAGGTTGTAAGCTTCACCCAATACCGACTACAAAGGCAATTAGAACTACTTCTATAGAAGCTCATCTGCTTCTACATTACTCAAGGTACCATGCGTTTACGCTATATGCGCAAAATACTATTACTCCTATTTTGTATCTACAGCCATTTCGCGAGCGGCCAAGTCTTTGAGGCTGGCTACGTGGTGCTAAGTCAAGGCGACACGCTACGAGGCGAAGTTGAAAACGCTTTCTGGGAAGATACTCCCACAAGCATCCGGTTCCGTTCCGCTACTAAGGAACTGACCACATACAGCGGACGCCAGCTTCGTACCGCCTACTTGGCTAGTGGTCGACTATTACGGAAAGAACTACTGCCCATTGACCGCAGTGCCCAAACCGATATTACCCGCCTAACAGCTAGCGTAAGAGGCCAACAGCAGATGGATTCCGTTCTGGCCGATGTAATAGTAATAGGACCGTCTTCTTTGCTGTCCTTAACGCTGCAGAATGTAAAACACTTCTTCGTACGACGCGAAGCTCGGCCCTATTTGGAAATGGCAGAACGCCGCTACTTGATTACGGACGCGCAAGGCACGAAGCGTGCAGCCGACGGCAACGATTATAAAAATCAGTTACGGGTGTATTATGGAGATTGTCCGGCTGCAATGGCTGCCGTTGACAAAGGACCGTTTACAGCAGAAGGCCTACGTGCTGTTGTGCAGACATACAACCAGCAATGCTCTGCTATTGGCAAAGCTGGTTTGGAAATCAGGAGAGAAGAAACAAAGCAAGCCAAAGTTATCGTTCGGCTAGGCCTAGTTGCCGGAGTGCGTTACAATTCTCTACGCTCTCATAATTTCGGCTACACTGCCCAAACTAGGGCCGTACTCGACAAGTACAACCTTGATGGTCAACTCAACCTGCAAGGTGGTGGCTACTTGGATCTTGTCAATGCGGGACGCCGGCTGGCCCTGCATGCCGCTCTACTCATTTCGCGTTTCGGTAACTCAGGTATAATCGATTTGCCTACCCTTGATTCAAACGAATCGGCCACTTTTCAGCGACATGGTACGCTGCTTTCGCTGCAGTATGGCGTGCGCGGCTTTCCTGCAGTTGGCCAGCAACTGCAGGTTGTGTTAGGTGGCGGCTTTGAAGTAAATCAGATTCTCACCTCAACTTCAGAGTTTGAATATATTGGCGTGAGAAAAGATTTCTTGTACGGTTTCAAAAGTAACCTGCTGCCTTATTTGGAAGCCGGCCTCAGCCGCGACCGGTTGGCCCTGGTATTTACGGGTCGGCTGTACGAGAAGGAAAACTATTCTCACTACGCCTCCAAAGCTAACCCCCGTTTAATGACTTACGAGGTAACTCCTTGGAGTCTTAGCGCATCGCTCAGCTACCGGCTGAATGCTAATCCCGATCTACGGGACAACGCCAAACCAACTCGTTAAGGTTTAGCGTCGTTGATTTCTATCCAGTAGCCATCGGGGTCTTGCAGATAGATCTGCTTAACACCGTCGGCGCGAACGGTGGGCGCTTGGGCATCCCCTTTAAGGTTGGTGTAGCGCACCTTTTGCTTTTCAAGGCGGCTGGTTAAGGTGGTTAGGGAAGGCACGCTAAAGCAGAGGTGCACGTTCTTCTCCGGCGTTACAGTGCAGGTTCCTTGAATAATGTGCAGCTGCAAGCCCGGACCTATCTTAAGCCAGCTGTGGCGGCCGTCATTGAATGGGTTGGGCGTTTCCTCTAACTCTAAAACCGATTTGTAGAAATTGTTGCTTGTGGCAAGGTCACGCACGCAAATAGCGGAGTGATTGAAGGTTAGCGCGTTCTTCGACTGCGCTTTCGCAAATTGTAGCCCTACTAAACTTAGCATCAGAAGGGAAAGAAGGGCACGTTTCATTCAGTGATTTTCTTGTGGTGGGTTGTGAACTTGGCACAAGATAAACAGGATGGCAAAAGAACCTAATGGGGCTCTCTTACCATCCTGTTTTCTTTGACGAGTTTCGGTGCTAGCAGCTAGCGGTTAAGTTCTTTGCTACTTCACGGCTACGTTCTTCTTGGCGAAGTCGGCGGCAGCTTGGTTGAGCTGTTTGGCCGACAGGGTTTTGCTGCCTTCGTCGATCAGCACGCGGTAGCGGAACGTTACCGATTCGCCTTTCTTGAGCTGGAGGTTTTTGGCAGTGGTGCCGTTGGTGAAAATCTTTTCGCCGAGCGGATTTGCCGCAAATAAACCATAGCCCCGGGCGTGCCAGAACGTGGGGTAGTTCGGATTCTTGGGATGGTCGAGAATGGCAATGCTCACCGAATCCTGCCCCATCTTACCATACACCTTGCACCACGCGGCGCGGGTGCTCCAAGCGTCGTTGCCGCGCTTGCCGGTGCTGGTGAGGTAGGTGCCATTCGGCACCTTGTCGGTGCCGGCTTTCACCACCGTCACGATGCCCTTGCTGTCGGTGAACTTCTCGTCTTTGTCGCTCGGGATTTGCAACTCGTGCGCCAACCGCAAGCCAAGCAGGCCATCCTTGGCGTCGGTGAACGTCACCACGTCCATCACGGCTTTCAGCGTCGTGACCCGATCGATGGTGCGTTCACGGTCGGTACCGCTGAACTCGAAGCGGGTGTTTTCCTCCAGCAAAACCTCGTTTTTCTGGTTGGTCCAGTTGGCGTGGTAGGCCAGTGTGCCAGTGGGGCCGCTGGTGGTTTCCAAAATCTTATCGGTCTTGATCCACCCGTACGAGCCTTTCTTGTCAGCCGGAATGGCGTAGGAATTGTTCCAGAAATCGAGTCCATTTACGTTCTCGAAGTTGAACCACAGCCCGAGGTGGTGCGGGTGGTCGGTGGGGTCACCGGGCTTGGGCGCCACCGGGAATCCGCGCGTCACGACGGTGCCGTTGGCGGCGTGCAGCGGGTACAAAACCGGCTTTTCGAGGGAATCGGGGTACAGCAGGGTCGTGAACAATTGCTTGCCCACAAACACGTCAATCTTCTTGGCTTTCGGGTCCTTGACCACGCGCACTTGCTCGGTTTTTTGAGCTTCGGCAACGGAGGTGCAAGTCAGCGCCAGCAGCAGGGCTCCGGCGCAGGGTAGGGTGACTAATTGCATCAGGTTTCGGTTAAGTGGTTACGCCACAAATGCTTTGCCACCGACCATTACTTCCTGCGTTTTCTCATCGAAGGTGGCCTTCATGCCCGTGTGCACGGCCGCGTTGGTCATGATGGTAGCAATGGAGTGGCTGTAGCCGGCCTCAACGGGCGCGTTGGGCTGCTTGCGGCTGCGCACGCACTCCATCCAGTTGCGGACGTGGTTGGAAGTCAGCTTGTCGCCGCCAGTGTTGGCCGAAGCAATAACTGGCTCCACGGCCGACAGACTAGCCGAAGCCAACAGATTGGGCTGCATTTTCATGGCCTCGGCCATCTTTTGCGTGAGCCCACCAGTCGGCGAAATAGTGTTGGTGTTCAGGTTCAGCTCGCCCCCGTTGGAGTAGTAGATTTCAGTAGGCTTTTCGTCGCCGTTGTGCATCCGGGAGCCGAACGTTACCTGAAAGCCTTTGCTCATATCATTCGTTGGGCCGTAGTCGAACACGGCCGTGATGGTGTCCCAATTGCGGCGGCCATCTTTCCACATATAAATGCCGCCGTTGGCCACCACGCTGCGCGGGTGCTGCAAGCCCGTAAACCAGTGTACGGTATCAATCTGGTGGCTCATCCACTGGCCCGGCAAGCCCGACGAGTAGGGCCAGAACAACCGAAACTCCAAGTACTTGCGTGCGTCAAACGCCTCGGTGGGCCGGTTCATTAAGTAGCGCTTCCAGTCCGTATCCGATTCTTTGAGCTGCGGAATCAAATCGGGGCGGCGCCAGCGGCCGGGCTGGTTGACGTTCCAGGTTAGTTCCACCATCGTGATGGGGCCAAACTTGCCGGATTTGATGAATTCCTCAGCGGCGTGGTAGTTGGCACCGCTGCGGCGCTGTGAGCCAATTTGTACGATTTGTTTGGAATTCTTGATGGCTTTGAGAGCGGCCCGGTTGTCTTCCATGGTTTCGGCAAACGGCTTCTCCACGTACGCGTCGCAGCCGGCTTTCACGGCCTCAATGGCGTGCAGCGCATGTTGGAAGTCGGCGGTGCTGATGAACACGGCGTCCACCAACTTCTTGTCGTACATCTCCTCGTTGTTGCGGCAGGCCACTACGTCGTGCTGCAACTTCTCTTTCCAAGTGGCGGCGCCTTCTTCGCGGCGCTTTTTCCAGATGTCCGACACGGCCACTACGTCGAAGTTCAACTCCTTGTAGTGGTTCATGAAGCACGGGATGTGCGAGCTTTTGTGGCGGTCGGAAAAGCCTACCACCCCCACGCGTACCCGGTCGTTGGCGCCAATAATGCGTTTGTAGCTGCTGGCCGACCAAGCAACTTGTGAAAACATCACCCCGGCGCTAGCCAGAGCGGTTGTCTTAAGAAAATCGCGACGTTGATATGACATGAGAAAGGAAGGTTGAGTGGTGAGGAAGGCGATTAGTTATTTCAACTCTTTGATTTTGATGCTCCGAAACGAGACATTGTTGCCGTGGTCCTGCAACAAGATATGACCCGCTGGAGCCTCTCCGAAGTTCGGCCAGATCTTGTGCTTGCTCATAGCTACCAATTCTCTGAATTCTTTGGAGCCCCGCGTGTATTCCAGCACTTTAGCGCCGTTCAGGTAGTGCTCCACCCGTTTGTCGGGGTAAGCCACCACGCGACCCACATTCCACTCCCCAATCTTGTGAATGAAGCGTGGGTTTTTGTCGGCTTTCATGAGGTCGTAGAGCGAGGCCAGCGTGCGGTTGCCGTCGCGCCCGAGTTTAGCATCGGGGTGCAGCTCGTCGTCGAGAACTTGATATTCCGGCCCGATTGCTGAGCCCTCGCTTTTCTCGGCCAGGGTCACGAAGTATTTCAGGCCGCTGTTGGCGCCCGGCGTCAGCTTGAACTCAAACGACAAGTCGAAAGCCTTGAACTCGGCATTGGTGACGATGTCGCCGCCATTGGTGGATTCCTTGCCTTCCGAGGGCATTACGCTCATTGTGCCATCGTTCACCTGCCAGCCTTTGGTAGGGAAAGCCGTGTCCTTGGCGCTGCGCCAGCCCGCTGAGGATTTGCCGTCAAACAACAGCTTCCAGCCGTGCTCTTTTTCGTAGGGCGTCAGCATGTTGGGCATGAAGTTGACTACGTAGATGTCGGTCGGGAAGGCACTTGGCTTAAGGTCGGTGGTCTTGATCTTGATGTTTTTGAAGTAGACCTTCTTGCCTTCCTGCTCCTTGGTGGTGATGCCGTGCACTTGCAAGCCAATGAAGCCGTTGGCATCCACGGGGTCCACCACGTAGGCCACTGGCGTGTTGTTCAACCAGGTTTTCATCTCGTTGCCGATGCACTCAATTTTCACGTGGTTGTACTGCCCCACCTTGAAAAGCGGCTTGGCCTTAGGGTTCAAATCCAGCGGGTACAGCCACTGCCGGCGTGCCTCGTCATACACGCCGCCCGACCAGCTCCGCTCGGAAGGGTCGATTTCCACCTGTCGACCGTACACTTTGTTCTCGAAGCCGGGCGTGTTGAAATGGCTGCGCGTCTGCACACCCGAGTTGCTGACGTTGCTTTCCAGCATAATATCTAGCTCCAGTTGAAAGTCGCCGTACTCTTTCTCGGTGACCAGAAACGTGTTGCCGGAGTTCATGACCGTCGTCCCGACGATGGCGCCGTTTTCCACTTTGTAGTCGGCGGTGCCGGCCAGCCGCTTCCAGCCAGTCAGGGTTTTGCCATCAAACAGGTTCTGCCACGTATCGGCGGCTTTAGGCGTGGTAGGAGTAGAAGCCGGGGTGGGGCCGGGAGCAATGAACGTCAAAGCCGCCCAGGCGGCTCCGACAGTTACAGCTGTTACTTTTTCTAACATGTTAACTTTTGGAAGGTGAATGCTGAAGAAGAGGCGCTGCCATTGGCAGCGCCTCAACGTTAGTAGCCAGGATTTTGTGGAAAGGAAGCAACACCGCCTGCTGTGCGGTCAATCTGGTCTTGCGGAATAGGGCGCAGTTCGTGCTTGCCGGCAGTAATGGCTTGCGCATCTGGGTTCCATTTCTTGACGCGCTCCACTAGCACGCCCCAACGCTTGAGGTCAAACCAGCGGAACATTTCGCCCTGAAGCTCCCGCTCCCGCTCTTCCATGATGAAGTCCATGGTCAATTGGCTGGCCGTAATTTGCATGGCAGCTTCCTTACCAGGAAAAGCCGCTCGCCGGCGCACCGCGTTGATGAACGGCAACGCTTCAGCGGTCTTTCCACTTTTGAACAGAGCCTCTGCGGCAATCAGATACGTTTCAGCCAAGCGGAACATCAGGAAGTCGCGGCTGCCGGGCTGATACTGCAAATCGGGCCGCAGCGGGTCCAAGAACTTGGTTAGCGTCGGGAACAGGTTCGGGCGGTACAAGCTCGGCACCATCACCTGGTAGGGCTTCTTGGCCCGCTGCGCCAGCGGCATTTCGTAGCCAGGCAAGTAGATAGCCGTGTCGCCAAGCTTGAGCGTAACCGAGGGCTTGGAAGTATCAAACAGGTTGGTAAACGTGCCGGGGTTATTGCAGTAGTACACCGTCCGGTAGCTTTTCTGATAGCGCGAGTCGTTAACCCGGTTAGCAAAAGCAAATACGTTTTCTAGCATATACGTCGTGGGGCGGAAGCGCCGGAACGGGCGGCCAATGGAAACGTCGCGCTTCATGCCAGCTTGCGCATCATATTCCATCACGAAATATAAGTGCGTCTCGTTACCAACCCCGTTGGTGGTAGGGTCGGAGGTGTATTGCGTAGCCAAAATCACCTCGTCGTTGATTTCGCCCGAGCCTTGCTGAAACACGCTGGCGTAATCAGGCAGCAGCTTGTAGGTGTAGTTCTTGATGACGTTCTGCGCGTAGGTTGCCGCCTTGGTATAGTCATCAGCAGCAGCACCTTCCGAGGTAGCTTTCGTTAGGTACACCCTAGCAAGCAGATGCTCGCAGGCGCCTTTC contains:
- the glpK gene encoding glycerol kinase GlpK, whose protein sequence is MQQFILALDQGTTSSRAILFDQKGHIVSEAQKEFTQIFPKPGWVEHDPLEIWSTQAGVAAEATVKAGQNGKSIAAIGITNQRETVVVWNRKTGKPVYNAIVWQDRRTAEYCDQLREEGQEDLIRNKTGLVLDAYFSASKVRWILDNVKGARQQAEAGKLAFGTVDSWLIWNFTQGELHVTDVTNASRTMLFNIHTLAWDDELLALFAIPRSMLPEVRQSSEVYGETKTTIFASKIPIAGIAGDQQAALFGQQCVRSGMVKSTYGTGCFMLMNIGTEARLSQNKLLTTVAWKIDGQVHYALEGSIFIAGAVVQWLRDNLGIIKTSAEVEQLAKQVSSSEGVCFVPAFAGLGAPHWDQYARGVIFGMSRATKAAHIARAAVEAIAYQTMDVLKAMQADAGLPIAELRVDGGATVNETLMQFLSDVLNTKVVRPRMAETTALGAAYLAGLAVGYWKNVEEIQNLNHAETSYSPKADQAPIQEGIANWNRAVQALQVWAKGAQPAKQTTFSTTQPQTTEA
- a CDS encoding MIP/aquaporin family protein; the protein is MSPFVAEFVGTTVLLLLGNGVVANVVLTDTKGHNSGWLVITTAWALSVYVGVVIAGPVSGAHLNPAVTVGLAVAGKFAWNLVLPYLAAQFGGAFVGAALVWLLYKDHFDRTAETRLKLAVFCTGPAIRNHASNLLNETVGTLVLVLAVFFIAGAEITPTHTPVGLGSVGALPVALVVWVVGLGLGGTTGYGINPARDLAPRLAHALLPIRDKGPSEWTYAWIPVVGPFLGGILAAALFLVLG
- a CDS encoding VOC family protein; amino-acid sequence: MKRALLSLLMLSLVGLQFAKAQSKNALTFNHSAICVRDLATSNNFYKSVLELEETPNPFNDGRHSWLKIGPGLQLHIIQGTCTVTPEKNVHLCFSVPSLTTLTSRLEKQKVRYTNLKGDAQAPTVRADGVKQIYLQDPDGYWIEINDAKP
- a CDS encoding PmoA family protein; translation: MQLVTLPCAGALLLALTCTSVAEAQKTEQVRVVKDPKAKKIDVFVGKQLFTTLLYPDSLEKPVLYPLHAANGTVVTRGFPVAPKPGDPTDHPHHLGLWFNFENVNGLDFWNNSYAIPADKKGSYGWIKTDKILETTSGPTGTLAYHANWTNQKNEVLLEENTRFEFSGTDRERTIDRVTTLKAVMDVVTFTDAKDGLLGLRLAHELQIPSDKDEKFTDSKGIVTVVKAGTDKVPNGTYLTSTGKRGNDAWSTRAAWCKVYGKMGQDSVSIAILDHPKNPNYPTFWHARGYGLFAANPLGEKIFTNGTTAKNLQLKKGESVTFRYRVLIDEGSKTLSAKQLNQAAADFAKKNVAVK
- a CDS encoding Gfo/Idh/MocA family protein; the protein is MSYQRRDFLKTTALASAGVMFSQVAWSASSYKRIIGANDRVRVGVVGFSDRHKSSHIPCFMNHYKELNFDVVAVSDIWKKRREEGAATWKEKLQHDVVACRNNEEMYDKKLVDAVFISTADFQHALHAIEAVKAGCDAYVEKPFAETMEDNRAALKAIKNSKQIVQIGSQRRSGANYHAAEEFIKSGKFGPITMVELTWNVNQPGRWRRPDLIPQLKESDTDWKRYLMNRPTEAFDARKYLEFRLFWPYSSGLPGQWMSHQIDTVHWFTGLQHPRSVVANGGIYMWKDGRRNWDTITAVFDYGPTNDMSKGFQVTFGSRMHNGDEKPTEIYYSNGGELNLNTNTISPTGGLTQKMAEAMKMQPNLLASASLSAVEPVIASANTGGDKLTSNHVRNWMECVRSRKQPNAPVEAGYSHSIATIMTNAAVHTGMKATFDEKTQEVMVGGKAFVA
- a CDS encoding 3-keto-disaccharide hydrolase; translated protein: MLEKVTAVTVGAAWAALTFIAPGPTPASTPTTPKAADTWQNLFDGKTLTGWKRLAGTADYKVENGAIVGTTVMNSGNTFLVTEKEYGDFQLELDIMLESNVSNSGVQTRSHFNTPGFENKVYGRQVEIDPSERSWSGGVYDEARRQWLYPLDLNPKAKPLFKVGQYNHVKIECIGNEMKTWLNNTPVAYVVDPVDANGFIGLQVHGITTKEQEGKKVYFKNIKIKTTDLKPSAFPTDIYVVNFMPNMLTPYEKEHGWKLLFDGKSSAGWRSAKDTAFPTKGWQVNDGTMSVMPSEGKESTNGGDIVTNAEFKAFDLSFEFKLTPGANSGLKYFVTLAEKSEGSAIGPEYQVLDDELHPDAKLGRDGNRTLASLYDLMKADKNPRFIHKIGEWNVGRVVAYPDKRVEHYLNGAKVLEYTRGSKEFRELVAMSKHKIWPNFGEAPAGHILLQDHGNNVSFRSIKIKELK
- a CDS encoding RagB/SusD family nutrient uptake outer membrane protein: MKTLKYSKLALTATLLLLATSSCKDLLDEKVVSQVGSGYITTAAGFDAGVKAVYSSLRDFYGRENGMDVTVFGTDTYTFGSDGTYKYMNQYTTQLDSRTQPIVDIWNALYVGISTANAVVDQAPNVTGLDEAVKKRRVAEVKVLRAHHYFVLVQLYGAVPLVLNQVTTATKEASRTPVKDVYAAIVADLESALPDLTPTTPDYGRVTKGACEHLLARVYLTKATSEGAAADDYTKAATYAQNVIKNYTYKLLPDYASVFQQGSGEINDEVILATQYTSDPTTNGVGNETHLYFVMEYDAQAGMKRDVSIGRPFRRFRPTTYMLENVFAFANRVNDSRYQKSYRTVYYCNNPGTFTNLFDTSKPSVTLKLGDTAIYLPGYEMPLAQRAKKPYQVMVPSLYRPNLFPTLTKFLDPLRPDLQYQPGSRDFLMFRLAETYLIAAEALFKSGKTAEALPFINAVRRRAAFPGKEAAMQITASQLTMDFIMEERERELQGEMFRWFDLKRWGVLVERVKKWNPDAQAITAGKHELRPIPQDQIDRTAGGVASFPQNPGY